A part of bacterium HR17 genomic DNA contains:
- the afr_7 gene encoding 1,5-anhydro-D-fructose reductase: MAERIRVALIGCGGISQAHARGYLQSPDLFEVVACCDERKELAEERAQQLGATVVATDYRQVLARDDVDAVDICLPHHLHAEVAIAAAEAGKHVLVEKPIANTLDDADAMIAAARKAGVILMVAHNERYMPVYRKAKELVEQGILGRLFLARADHNQFVRVNDRHWLWRKATAGGGVLIGSGIHRVDILRWIVGDIVRVWHRQTLVPERFSDEVEAASVTIFEFADGAIGELTCTWTAYAAPTAPWYELLWLYGTDGSLHNVGGLFVASEKLPEGQGKFVQIPLPNEDSFVNEIRHFGECVRDGKTPLTSGEEGRKSLAVVIAAYQAAQTGEGVSVPA, encoded by the coding sequence ATGGCAGAACGCATTCGCGTGGCGCTCATCGGTTGCGGCGGTATCTCGCAGGCGCACGCCCGGGGTTACTTGCAGTCACCTGACTTGTTTGAAGTCGTCGCCTGCTGCGATGAGCGCAAAGAGTTGGCAGAAGAGCGGGCGCAGCAATTGGGGGCGACAGTTGTAGCGACCGACTACCGTCAAGTCCTTGCCCGCGACGATGTGGACGCTGTTGACATTTGTTTGCCTCATCACTTGCACGCCGAAGTTGCCATCGCTGCCGCCGAAGCGGGCAAACATGTGCTCGTGGAAAAACCCATCGCCAACACGCTGGACGACGCCGACGCAATGATCGCTGCCGCCCGAAAAGCGGGCGTCATCTTGATGGTGGCGCACAACGAGCGTTACATGCCCGTTTACCGTAAGGCGAAGGAGTTGGTGGAGCAAGGCATTTTGGGGCGCCTCTTTTTGGCGCGCGCCGACCACAACCAGTTCGTCCGCGTCAACGACCGCCATTGGCTTTGGCGCAAAGCGACAGCAGGCGGCGGCGTCCTTATCGGTTCGGGCATCCACCGTGTGGACATTTTGCGCTGGATCGTCGGTGACATCGTGCGGGTGTGGCATCGGCAAACCCTCGTGCCCGAACGCTTCAGCGACGAAGTGGAGGCGGCGTCGGTGACGATTTTTGAGTTCGCCGACGGCGCCATCGGTGAACTGACCTGCACCTGGACGGCTTACGCCGCGCCGACAGCGCCGTGGTATGAGTTGCTATGGCTTTACGGGACGGATGGCAGTTTGCACAATGTCGGCGGGTTGTTCGTCGCCAGCGAAAAATTGCCCGAAGGACAGGGCAAGTTCGTGCAAATCCCGCTGCCCAACGAGGACAGTTTCGTCAACGAAATTCGCCACTTCGGCGAATGCGTCCGTGACGGCAAAACACCGTTGACCAGTGGCGAAGAGGGGCGCAAAAGTTTGGCGGTCGTCATCGCCGCTTACCAAGCCGCGCAGACGGGTGAAGGCGTTAGTGTGCCGGCGTGA
- the pgaB_2 gene encoding Poly-beta-1,6-N-acetyl-D-glucosamine N-deacetylase yields the protein MRRSVVSLVCGVVIASGLLAAMGMWRGAALRAGVPVFCYHDIAPIPTNAMTTTPAVFEAHLRWLQQNGFKTLTLAELQKFLQGEERLGCPAVMLTFDDGYEGVYTYAYRLLKRYGYHGVIFQVVGKVNAPHHLTWTQLREMVDSGVMEVGVHAYALHCSLTALLSKSPNPVVTLKRIADDWTKAKWLLHQNLGVPIKALAYPQGDYDEVLTALAKSLGFDLLFTTDFGVNWFGQGTDAIKRIGTSSERVDVARLRLKLWRAHFFAWDGRPPLSVPLIARQPRHLRPAAKQHSTHKAATANFRKGSACADRTNSGVGAAKC from the coding sequence ATGCGTCGTTCAGTGGTCAGTCTCGTTTGCGGCGTTGTCATCGCCAGTGGGTTGCTGGCAGCGATGGGGATGTGGCGGGGCGCAGCGTTGCGAGCGGGCGTGCCTGTGTTTTGCTACCACGACATCGCCCCGATACCGACTAACGCGATGACGACAACGCCCGCTGTTTTTGAAGCCCACCTGCGTTGGCTGCAGCAAAACGGCTTCAAAACGCTGACGCTGGCGGAACTGCAAAAGTTTTTGCAGGGCGAAGAGCGATTGGGGTGCCCCGCTGTCATGTTGACTTTTGACGACGGTTACGAAGGCGTTTACACTTACGCCTACCGGCTGTTGAAACGCTATGGCTATCACGGCGTCATCTTTCAGGTCGTCGGCAAAGTGAATGCGCCCCATCACTTGACTTGGACACAGTTGCGGGAAATGGTGGACAGCGGCGTGATGGAAGTCGGTGTCCACGCCTACGCGCTGCATTGCTCGTTGACGGCGTTGTTGAGCAAGTCGCCCAACCCTGTCGTGACGCTAAAGCGGATCGCCGATGACTGGACGAAGGCTAAATGGTTGCTGCACCAAAACTTGGGTGTGCCCATCAAAGCGCTGGCGTATCCGCAGGGCGATTATGACGAGGTGCTAACGGCGCTGGCGAAATCGCTGGGATTTGATCTGCTGTTCACGACGGACTTTGGCGTCAACTGGTTCGGGCAGGGCACGGACGCCATCAAACGCATCGGCACCTCATCGGAGCGCGTGGATGTAGCCCGCCTGCGCCTCAAGTTGTGGCGGGCACATTTCTTCGCTTGGGACGGGAGACCACCTTTGTCCGTGCCGCTCATCGCGCGCCAACCGCGTCACTTGCGCCCCGCGGCGAAACAGCACTCCACGCACAAGGCAGCGACGGCAAATTTTAGAAAGGGGAGCGCGTGTGCCGATAGAACAAACAGCGGTGTGGGTGCGGCAAAATGCTGA
- the cdd gene encoding Cytidine deaminase encodes MDEALWERLIEAAQTARRHAHAPYSGWQFGAALLGKSGRIHVGCNVENASYGLTVCAERVAVFAAVVAGERAFAAMVVAGKSAETSFPCGACRQVLAEFCDDLPLLLIGEDGSRLTTSLAVLLPHAFRLRQ; translated from the coding sequence ATGGACGAAGCGCTGTGGGAACGACTAATTGAAGCGGCTCAGACAGCGCGCCGACACGCTCACGCTCCTTATTCGGGTTGGCAGTTTGGCGCAGCGCTGTTGGGGAAATCAGGGCGCATCCATGTCGGCTGCAATGTGGAAAACGCGTCTTACGGACTGACGGTTTGCGCGGAACGGGTAGCAGTGTTCGCCGCAGTCGTGGCGGGCGAAAGGGCATTCGCGGCGATGGTCGTGGCGGGCAAAAGTGCGGAGACCTCCTTCCCCTGCGGGGCGTGCCGGCAAGTGCTGGCGGAGTTTTGCGATGACTTACCCCTGTTGCTGATCGGTGAAGACGGGTCGCGGTTGACGACCTCCCTTGCCGTCTTGTTGCCTCACGCTTTTCGTCTGCGGCAATAA
- the ogg gene encoding putative N-glycosylase/DNA lyase: protein MEIFRVGKATLQTVDDLRVYHARIRSLVLRRLDEFRATWERGDNAVFEELVFCILTAGASALMGVQGVEALRPVLWTATAEEMAERIRFHLYPIARARYIVAVRDFVARELNGRLRDWLSQFTDPQARRDACVTHFRGIGYKEASHFLRNIGFRGYAILDKHILRSLHAFGVLDSAKPPTTRQRYRDTEQRYLAFARQVGIDPDELDLTLWASRTGIIAK from the coding sequence ATGGAAATCTTCAGGGTTGGCAAGGCAACACTGCAGACAGTGGACGATTTGCGCGTTTATCACGCTCGCATCCGCTCGTTGGTGCTGCGCCGCCTCGACGAGTTCCGCGCCACTTGGGAGCGGGGCGATAACGCCGTTTTTGAAGAGTTGGTCTTCTGCATCTTGACAGCAGGTGCCTCGGCGCTAATGGGCGTGCAGGGCGTGGAAGCGCTGCGCCCCGTCCTTTGGACGGCGACCGCTGAAGAAATGGCGGAACGCATCCGCTTTCACCTCTACCCGATAGCGCGGGCGCGTTACATCGTTGCGGTGCGCGACTTCGTCGCCCGCGAACTCAACGGGCGTTTGCGCGACTGGCTGAGCCAATTTACCGACCCGCAGGCGCGTCGCGATGCCTGCGTGACCCACTTTCGCGGCATCGGCTACAAAGAAGCGTCGCATTTTTTGCGCAACATCGGGTTTCGCGGTTACGCCATCTTGGACAAACACATTTTGCGCAGCCTACACGCCTTCGGCGTTCTGGACAGCGCCAAGCCTCCAACGACCCGTCAACGCTATCGGGACACCGAGCAACGCTACCTCGCTTTTGCCCGACAAGTCGGTATTGACCCCGACGAATTGGATTTGACCTTGTGGGCGTCTCGCACGGGCATCATCGCCAAGTAG